One genomic region from Saprospiraceae bacterium encodes:
- a CDS encoding right-handed parallel beta-helix repeat-containing protein produces the protein MKLLLNLLILVILGPHLLLATTYYVGPGGSDGFNGLSLATSFRTLQKAANTVSAGDLVLVSDSTYAGFHHTTSGTAANPIIFKANGTQVIINRRNATTPDGINIEGADWIVIDGFTVIKQPRAGIRAALSNHVTVKNNRCLNNQRWGIFTGFTDDFIAEYNECAFSALEHGIYVSNSSDRAIIRYNTSHDNRAAGLHFNGDISQGGDGINHDPQVYNNIIYQNGLGGGSAINMDGNQNALIYNNLLYENHSTGIALYQIDGGGASTGARIYHNTIIQATNSRWGILLVDGASNAIIKNNIILNQHPTRGAINVDPASRTGLVSDYNILTNRFTFDDANTVIDSTGWRGQGYDLHSYFSPNVNNLFTNFSGSDYSLASGSVAINFGTTDITPSIFLDLLNQTRPIGSRPDAGAYESTFAPLPIHWISAAARVNVEEITITGKIEDIENACTISLYKWDDAGEVYRKIDQQKFNFSSSAISVIFKQYPGSGRHRYKMAAMAFESEEIQSKELAVNIASNAPQLSPNPTNGIVKVAGLKDNASWRIFDAAGRLLQQGFNNVHQIDLSNFTPGAYLVSIISGGFNSFQWVQKF, from the coding sequence ATGAAACTCCTGCTAAACCTCTTAATTTTAGTGATATTAGGCCCTCATTTACTCTTAGCTACCACATATTATGTTGGGCCCGGGGGTAGTGACGGCTTTAATGGGTTGAGTCTTGCGACCTCCTTCCGCACCTTGCAAAAAGCGGCTAATACGGTGAGCGCAGGGGATCTGGTGCTAGTCAGTGACAGCACCTATGCCGGGTTTCACCATACTACTTCAGGTACTGCTGCCAATCCGATCATTTTCAAAGCAAATGGAACTCAAGTCATTATAAATCGTCGCAATGCCACTACCCCTGATGGCATCAATATAGAAGGAGCTGATTGGATAGTGATCGATGGATTTACTGTCATCAAGCAGCCCAGGGCCGGTATCAGGGCGGCCCTATCCAATCATGTGACGGTGAAAAACAATCGTTGCCTCAATAATCAACGCTGGGGGATTTTCACAGGGTTTACAGATGATTTTATTGCAGAGTATAATGAATGTGCTTTTTCAGCATTAGAGCATGGCATTTATGTCTCCAACAGCAGCGACCGGGCTATCATCCGATACAATACCTCTCATGACAACCGTGCGGCCGGACTGCACTTTAATGGGGATATCAGCCAGGGAGGAGACGGCATCAACCATGATCCTCAGGTGTATAATAATATCATTTACCAAAACGGATTAGGAGGTGGGTCAGCCATCAATATGGATGGTAATCAAAATGCGCTCATATATAACAATCTGCTTTACGAAAATCACTCTACAGGTATAGCACTCTATCAAATAGATGGTGGTGGTGCATCCACCGGCGCCAGGATATACCACAATACCATCATCCAGGCTACGAATAGCAGATGGGGTATCCTCCTGGTGGATGGAGCCAGCAATGCTATAATTAAAAATAATATCATCCTCAACCAGCATCCTACGCGGGGTGCTATCAATGTGGACCCTGCTTCCAGAACCGGCCTGGTAAGCGACTATAATATCCTTACCAATCGATTTACCTTTGATGACGCCAATACGGTCATCGATTCTACAGGATGGAGAGGGCAAGGGTATGATCTACATTCGTATTTTTCTCCCAATGTCAACAATTTATTTACAAATTTTAGTGGTTCAGATTATAGTTTAGCTTCTGGTTCGGTAGCGATTAATTTTGGAACCACTGACATAACCCCATCCATCTTTTTAGATCTGCTCAATCAGACCAGGCCTATTGGTTCACGACCGGATGCAGGGGCCTATGAGTCAACATTTGCTCCTCTTCCTATACATTGGATCAGCGCAGCTGCCCGGGTCAATGTTGAGGAAATAACGATCACAGGAAAGATAGAGGATATTGAAAACGCATGTACTATAAGTCTATACAAATGGGACGATGCTGGTGAAGTATATAGAAAAATAGATCAGCAAAAATTCAATTTTTCCTCCAGCGCTATCTCTGTTATATTCAAACAATATCCTGGATCGGGCAGACATCGGTATAAAATGGCCGCTATGGCTTTTGAAAGTGAGGAAATTCAATCAAAGGAACTAGCTGTAAACATTGCGTCAAATGCACCGCAATTATCACCTAACCCAACCAACGGCATTGTCAAAGTCGCGGGGTTGAAAGACAATGCCTCGTGGAGGATCTTTGACGCTGCGGGGAGGTTATTACAACAAGGTTTTAATAACGTACACCAAATCGATCTTAGCAATTTTACCCCCGGCGCTTACCTGGTATCAATAATATCTGGCGGATT
- a CDS encoding ATP-binding cassette domain-containing protein, translating to MAQESNINSTSIDPTAKPKMNWARLKSSLYVFKYIRPYRWQFFGGLVLLALSSLLFLELVPLSGKMLDIALGKSEWNISLSEAGLILLAILVIQGVISYFRVMLFAVVSEKGTADLRKDLYHNLISLPFPFYEKSRVGEISSRLTSDVDQLYSAFSITLAEFVRQLMILIGGILYLLISNPKLSFIMLAVFPLIVVGAMFFGRYIRRGSKQRQEELASTNVILDETLQSIYTVKSFTNEPFEYKRYADKVTGLVTISLKLSKFRALFGTYIIVALFGALFFIIWLGAKYVQNGTMSPGDLLNVFSFTAIIGVAIASLGNFYTQLVSVIGGTERLKEILHKEAEVNIESDRGPLPPIQADILFDKVEFSYPSRPDMKVLKKVSFSIGAGQKIAFVGSSGVGKSTIAQLLLRFYDIQGGSILVGGKNILDYEITDYRRYFGIVPQEVLLFGGTIRENILYGKPDATQMEVVAAARKSNSLEFINSFPEGFETIVGERGIKLSGGQKQRIAIARAILRDPSILILDEATSALDAESEKVVQDALKTLMEGRTSIIIAHRLSTIRDVDCIYVLDDGMIVEQGTHDQLAAMVDGAYSSLARLQFESNKELGSSRDALSLSTS from the coding sequence ATGGCTCAAGAATCTAACATTAACAGCACTTCCATTGACCCCACAGCAAAACCCAAGATGAATTGGGCCCGCCTCAAGTCATCCCTTTATGTATTCAAATACATCAGGCCTTACCGGTGGCAATTCTTTGGTGGGTTGGTATTATTGGCATTGAGCAGCCTTTTATTTCTCGAATTGGTACCCTTGAGCGGTAAAATGCTGGACATAGCTTTGGGTAAGTCTGAGTGGAATATATCCTTATCCGAAGCTGGATTGATCTTGCTGGCTATCCTGGTTATTCAAGGAGTGATTTCCTATTTCAGGGTCATGTTATTTGCTGTAGTGAGTGAAAAAGGTACCGCTGATTTGCGCAAGGACTTGTATCACAACCTGATTTCCCTACCGTTCCCATTTTACGAAAAATCGAGAGTTGGGGAGATCAGTAGCCGATTGACCAGTGATGTAGATCAGTTATATTCTGCATTTTCAATCACCCTGGCGGAGTTTGTCAGGCAACTCATGATACTCATTGGGGGTATTTTGTACCTATTGATCTCCAATCCTAAGCTTTCATTTATCATGCTGGCAGTATTTCCGCTGATTGTCGTCGGTGCAATGTTTTTTGGAAGATATATCCGCCGGGGGTCTAAACAAAGACAGGAGGAACTGGCCAGTACCAATGTGATACTGGATGAGACCCTTCAATCGATTTATACGGTGAAGTCATTTACCAACGAGCCTTTCGAATACAAACGATACGCTGACAAGGTAACCGGTTTAGTCACGATTTCTCTGAAGTTGTCCAAGTTTAGGGCTTTGTTTGGCACATATATTATTGTAGCCTTATTTGGAGCCTTGTTTTTTATTATTTGGTTGGGAGCTAAGTATGTACAAAATGGTACGATGAGCCCTGGAGATTTACTTAATGTGTTTTCCTTTACCGCTATTATCGGAGTAGCCATTGCGAGCCTGGGCAATTTTTATACCCAACTGGTTTCGGTGATTGGAGGCACTGAGAGACTTAAAGAAATTCTTCATAAAGAGGCTGAAGTCAATATTGAATCAGACAGAGGACCTTTGCCGCCGATACAGGCAGACATACTTTTTGACAAGGTAGAATTCAGTTACCCAAGCCGGCCGGACATGAAAGTTTTGAAAAAAGTTTCTTTTAGTATTGGTGCAGGACAAAAAATCGCATTTGTAGGCTCCAGCGGAGTAGGTAAGTCCACTATAGCCCAATTGCTTCTCAGGTTCTATGATATTCAAGGAGGCTCGATTCTTGTTGGCGGCAAAAACATTTTGGATTATGAAATCACAGATTATCGCAGATACTTTGGCATAGTGCCACAGGAAGTCTTATTATTTGGAGGTACTATTCGCGAAAACATTTTATATGGCAAGCCTGATGCAACCCAAATGGAAGTAGTGGCTGCAGCCAGGAAATCCAATAGTCTTGAATTTATCAATAGTTTTCCGGAAGGTTTTGAAACCATAGTCGGAGAGCGGGGTATCAAGCTAAGCGGTGGACAGAAACAGCGCATAGCTATAGCCCGGGCTATTTTGAGGGACCCGTCTATCCTGATATTGGACGAAGCTACTTCTGCCCTCGATGCCGAATCAGAAAAAGTAGTTCAGGATGCACTCAAAACCTTAATGGAAGGGCGAACATCAATTATTATCGCCCATAGACTATCCACGATCAGGGATGTCGACTGCATCTACGTATTGGATGATGGTATGATCGTCGAGCAAGGCACTCATGATCAACTGGCAGCAATGGTTGATGGAGCTTATAGCAGTCTTGCCAGACTTCAGTTTGAGTCTAATAAAGAACTAGGCTCTAGCCGCGATGCACTATCTTTGTCGACTTCTTGA